The genomic DNA ACAGCCTGCTGTATCTTAGGATTTCAGCTCGATTTCAGGCAGACGACAGGGACACATGAGCCAGTTAACCATCATCCTCTGGTTACTCAACGTCATCGTTGATACATCCGGCCAGCTGGCATTCAAGGCCGCCGCCTCAAACAGCGCCGAACATGACGGCATCGCCCACTGGAAGCACATGCTCAAGCGCCCCTGGATCTGGGTCGGCGTGATCTGCTATGTCTTCGAATTCGTGCTGTGGCTGGCGTTTCTGTCGCTGGTGCCGCTGTCGGTCGGCGTGATGCTGGGTTCGATCAATATTGTGGTGATCATGATTGCCGGGCGTTTTCTGTTCAAAGAAAGCCTGAGCAAGTGGCGGTTGATCGGCATCCTGCTGATCGCCTGTGGCGTGACCGTCGTAGGGTTTGAATGATGAAACGTTTCTATATCCTGGGTTTTCTCGCGCTGATCCTTTTCGACACCCTGGCGCAGGTCAGCTTCAAGTTCGCCTCGGTACACGCCGAACCACTGGCGATGGACACCGCGTGGCTGATCCGCGTGTTTGGCGCGCCGTGGATCTACGGCGCTTTTGTGGGCTACATCGGCGCGTTCTTCACCTGGATGACCCTGCTTAAATACGCGCCCGTGGGCCCGGCCTTTGCGGCCTCGCACCTGGAACTGATCAGCGTGACGCTGATTTCCGTCTGGCTGTTCGATGACAGCCTGACCTGGCCGAAAATCATCGGCGGCGCGCTGATTATCGCGGGCATTCTGTGCCTGGCGCGCAGTGAAGACGAAGCTGAAAAGGTCGTCGAAGCCGACCGTTCGGACGCACTCGCGTAATGATTCCACGGGAAATTCCGCCCACCGCAGGGCTGCCTCTGCGCTGGCGGGATTTGCTCGGCCTCTCGGGCGAACTGGCCCCGGCATTGGCCCGGCAATTCTCGATTCCAATGCCCGCACTGCCCTGCTCCGGCACCGCCGCGCTGATCATCGCCCTGCGCGTGCTGCAGCAACGCATGCCGGGCCGCACCCGCCTGATCGTGCCCGCCTACACCTGCCCGCTGGTCGCGTTGGCTGCGCACCACTGCCCGCCGCTGCAAGTGGTGCCCTGTGATCTGCAGCCCGGCAGTATCGACCTGGACGAGCGCCAACTGGCGCAACTGTGCGATGAAAACACCCTCGCGGTGGTGGTCACGCACCTCGCCGGGCGTGTGGCGGATGTGGACGCGGCCCAGCGCATTGCCAGCCGCGTCGGTGCTGCAATCATCGAGGACGCCGCCCAGGCCATGGGCGCACTCGACGACGGCCGCAGCGTGGGGCTCAAGGGCGACGTCGGTTTTTTCAGCATGGCCTTGGGCAAAGGCCTGACGACGGCAGAAGGCGGCGTACTGTTCAGCCGCGACCCGGTACTGCATCAGGCATTGCATCGCCAATGCCGAAACAGCCTGCCTTTGAGCCTGCGCTGGGAGCTGCAACGCAGTGCCGAGCTGTGGGGTTATGCACTGCTGTATCAACCACGCGGGCTGTATTACGCGTACGGCAAAGGCTTGCGCACTGCGCTGGCGCAGGGTGATGAAGTGGCCGCCGTGGGCGATGATTTCTCGGTCGACGATATCCCGCTGCACCGGCTCGGCGGTTATCGCCGCAAGGTCGGCGCCGCCGCGCTGGCACGCTTGCCCGACCACTTGCAGCAAGGCCGCAGCCGCGCATTGCGCCGCGCCGCACGCCTGAATGCCCTGCCCGGCGTCTCGGTGATCATGGACCGGCCGGGGCAGCAAGGCACCTGGCCCTTCCTGATGGTGGTGATGCCGAGTGCGCAAACCCGCGATGCGGCGATGGCGCAACTGTGGACCTCAGGGTTGGGCGTGACGCGCCTGTTTATCCACACCTTGCCCGGCTACCCCGCCGTGGCCGCGCTGTTGCAACCCGGCAGCGAGATCAACCAGGCCGAAGCCTTCGCCCGCCGCACGCTGTCGATCAGCAACAGCCATTGGCTCACCGACGATCACTTCGAACAGATCCTGAGTCGGCTCAAGGCGATTGTCGCCAGCCCTGATTGATGCGCGCCACCAAGCGGCTGTTCAGTGCGTTCTGCTGCGCTTGCCAGATCTGCACTTGCGCCGCCGGCAATTCCTCCTGGCCATCGGACGCACTCAACCAGCGCTTGAACTTGCTTTCATAGCTGTAGGCCGACACATCCCCGGTGATGTCCGCGCCGATAATCCGGCCCTCGCAGGCGCTGATCAAATCATTCAAATGGCGCTCCAGGAACTCGCCCTGATCCCAGTTGGTGTTGACCACTTCGGGGCTCAACACGTCTTTGTCGATGGACAAGTAGACCGGCAATGAACGGTCGAACTGCGCGAGAAACGCCTGCATCAACTCATCAGGATTGCCGAACGCTCGATTGCCACGCCCGGCTCCAACCCAGTTCATCCAGCGCGTATCAACATTGACGCTCCAGTAAGTCAGCTTGCCCTTGAGCAGCGGCGACCAG from Pseudomonas tolaasii NCPPB 2192 includes the following:
- a CDS encoding DegT/DnrJ/EryC1/StrS family aminotransferase, encoding MIPREIPPTAGLPLRWRDLLGLSGELAPALARQFSIPMPALPCSGTAALIIALRVLQQRMPGRTRLIVPAYTCPLVALAAHHCPPLQVVPCDLQPGSIDLDERQLAQLCDENTLAVVVTHLAGRVADVDAAQRIASRVGAAIIEDAAQAMGALDDGRSVGLKGDVGFFSMALGKGLTTAEGGVLFSRDPVLHQALHRQCRNSLPLSLRWELQRSAELWGYALLYQPRGLYYAYGKGLRTALAQGDEVAAVGDDFSVDDIPLHRLGGYRRKVGAAALARLPDHLQQGRSRALRRAARLNALPGVSVIMDRPGQQGTWPFLMVVMPSAQTRDAAMAQLWTSGLGVTRLFIHTLPGYPAVAALLQPGSEINQAEAFARRTLSISNSHWLTDDHFEQILSRLKAIVASPD
- a CDS encoding EamA family transporter — its product is MSQLTIILWLLNVIVDTSGQLAFKAAASNSAEHDGIAHWKHMLKRPWIWVGVICYVFEFVLWLAFLSLVPLSVGVMLGSINIVVIMIAGRFLFKESLSKWRLIGILLIACGVTVVGFE
- a CDS encoding DMT family transporter → MKRFYILGFLALILFDTLAQVSFKFASVHAEPLAMDTAWLIRVFGAPWIYGAFVGYIGAFFTWMTLLKYAPVGPAFAASHLELISVTLISVWLFDDSLTWPKIIGGALIIAGILCLARSEDEAEKVVEADRSDALA